The window TCCGAGAAACTGTGCGGCGACCGAGCCCGGCATGTATTCCGGGCTCGGTCGCCCGCTATGCCGCTGCTTTTTTCGTGCGAATCATCATGGCCAGCAACAGTGCCGACACGCCGAGGCATGCGGCAACACAAACGAGCGCCACGGCGAAAGCCGGGCCGATTGCGCCCGGCCCGGTGCCCGCGCCGAGCCACGCGTAGTACACGCTGCCGATCACGGCCACGCCGAGCGCCGCGCTGATCTGAAACGTCGAATTGATCATGCCCGACATCAGGCCCGACAAATGCGCGGGCGCTTCCGCGAGGATCACGCGCAGCAGCATCGGCATCGCCAACCCCTGGCCGAAGCCGATCAGGAACAGCAGCGGCACCAGCGCGGCGGTCGACCCGGGCAGGGCCGACCACACCTCCCATGCCGCCGCGAGCAGCGCCGCGACTTCGACGAGCAGGGCCAGCACGACTGTCCAGGCGCCCGTGATCCGCGTGGCGCGCGGCGCGCAAAGCGGCCCGAGGAAGAAGCCGATGCCGAACGGCGCGAAGCGAAGGCCGGCGGTGAACGGGTCCTCGCCAAGCCCGTCCTGCAGGTAGATGGCCAGCAACAGGAACATGACCGCGATCGAGTAGAAGAACAGGGCCGCGCCCAATCCCAGCCTGACCGACGGAATCCGCAAGGCCTCCGGGTCGACCAGCGGCCAGCCGCCGCGCGCGACCCGTTGCTCGTGCTTCCAGAAGCCCAGCAGCAGGAGCGGAAAGGCGACCACGAGCAACCCGAACGACCACCACGGCCAACCGGCCTCGCGGCCTTCGATCAGCGCCACGATCAGCGAGGCGAGCGCCAGCGCCAGCAGGATCACGCCTTTCACGTCGAGCTTGCGCCCCGTCAGCCCGGCAAGCTTGGGCAGGACCGGCGTCGCGATGCAGACGACGGCGATGCCGACCGGCACGTTCAGCAGGAAGATGGCCCGCCACCCCAGGTGCAGGATGTCGAGCGAGATGAGCAAGCCGCCGATGATCTGCGCGGCGGCCGACGCGAAACCGTAGGTCGCCGCGTAGACCGAGAATGCGCGCGGCTTTTCCTGCGCGGGGAAGATCACGTTGACCGTCGCCAGCCCCTGCGGCACCATCACCGCCGCCGACAGCCCCTGCAACGCCCGTCCCACGATCAGGAAGGTAATCGTCGGCGCGAGCCCGCACATGATCGACGACGCGACGAAACCCAGGAGCCCGATCGTGAAGACGCGCGAGCGGCCGTACAGGTCGCCGAGCCGTCCGCCGATGATCAGGAACACCGCATACGACGCGGCGAACGTCGAGATGATCAACTGCAATTGGGCGGATGTCGCATGCAATTCGTGCTGAATCGCCGGCAGCGCGACATTGACGATGAAGAAATCAAGCGGCGCGAGGAAGATGCCGCACAACAGGATCGCGAGCATCGTCCAACGACGCGGCTCGACCGTGTCGCCCAGCGGCGGATGCAGGGAATTGATCGAGCTCATGCGTGCGCCTCCACGATCACGTCGGGCTGCAACGCGTCCGGCAGATGCTCGCGGCAGTAGTCCCGGAGCGCTTCGATCCGGCTCGCGCGCGAGCGCGCGAGGTCCTTCAGGACGCTCAGCGGTTCGAGACCGCCGCGCGAATCCTCGGGCGCAAGCCAGTCGACCAGGCACGCGATTTCGTCGACGCCCGCCGCGCGCAGCTGATCGACGATCGTCGCGCAACTCTGCGGCGTGCCGATCAGCGCGGCGGTCCGCGAGTAGCGTTTGAACGCGAATTCCGCGATCGCGTCGAGCTCCCGTTCGGAGAACTGCTCGATGTCCTCGCCGGGCGGCAATGCGGGTCGCAGCAGATCGATGTGTTTCTTCATGTATTGGACGAACGACGGCTTGCATTTGGCCAGCGTCCGATCGAGGTCGTACGAGACGAACGTATGCACCATCACCGTCACGCGCCCGGCGTCCGGCGCATGGCCCGCGGCGGCCAGCGCCGCGCGATACGCCTCGATGTTCTCGCTCAGCTTGCCGATGCTCTGGTCCCACAGATGCGTGAGCACGCCGGCGCCGATGCGCCCCGCGTATTCGAACGTGTCGGGGTTGCCGGTCGCCGTCACCGACAGCGGCAACGTCGCCTGCACCGGCCGGGGAAAGATCCGGATCGGCGTGGCGGTCTGCTGGCCGTCCTCGAGCGTGATCGCGTCACCGGCCCACAGCTTCCTGAGCAGCTCGATGCCCTGCACGCGATCCTCGCGGCGGGTCGCGAAGCGCTCCGGCGCGAGCACGAAGTCGCGCGGGTGCCATCCGGTGGCAATCGACACCCCCGCGCGGCCGTGCGACAGGCAGTCGACGACCGCCCATTCCTCGGCGACGCGCAGGATCTGGTGCAACGGCAGCGCAACGCTGCCGGCCCGCAGTTTCACGCGCTCAGTGATCACGGCCAGCGCAGCGCTCAGCGTGGCCGGGTTCGGATAGAACCCGCCCACTTCGTGGAAGTGCCGCTCGGGCGTCCACACCGAATCGAAGCCGTGCCGGTCGGCGAACCGGGCCGCATCGAGATAGAACGCGTAATCGGCGCCTTGCGTCGCGTCCGCGTGCGCGCCGAAGAAAAACAGGCTGAAGTCGATCGGCGTCGGCGCATCGGGTGGTTCGTGCGCCTCCCGGGGATCGAACGCGACGCGCGCGATCAGTTGCCGCGTCCCGACCGCGTCGTCGGACCACGACACGGATGCGCCGCCTATCGCCGGATGCGCACTCAGTACTGCCTCTATGTGACTAAGGTCCTGCTGGGTCGACATGTCGCAGACTCCACTATGAATTTGATTGGTTGAACCGGGCCGCGCTCACGCGCGCTCGAGCACGAGCCGGTCGGTGACGAGGCTCGCCACCCGCTCGATCAGCGGCGCGCGCATGATCGCGAAATGGTCGCAATCGAACGCGTGCTCGTCGACCGTCCGGGCCGCCGGCGTCCACGGGCGCAGCGCGGTCGCCTCGGGCGACAGCGCGTGCGTCGCGCGCAGCAGCAGCACGTCGACGTCGCAGGACGTCGGGCGGTACGCATAGAGCGCGCCCAGGTTGCGCGAGAACGTGTCGAAGACGCGGCGCAGGTGTGCGACCGGCGGATCGGCCGGCAGCACCTTCTGGTCGACCAGATCCGCCATGTAGGCCGCGAAACGCGCGTCGTCGTCGCGCGCCTGCTGCGCGAGCGCGCGCTCCGGCGGCGCGTAGCGCAGGCCCGCGATGCCCGCGAGGTCGCGGCAGAACGCCTCGAGCATCGGCGCCGGATCCGCGTCGCGTACGGGCGGCCGGGCCGCATCGGCCGGCAGGTAGTACGGATCGATCAGCGCGGTCAGGCATACGTCGCGACCCGCCGCCACGAGGCGCCGCGCGGTCTCGACGGCGACCGCCGCGCCCATCGACCAGCCCAGCAGCGCCATGGGCCCCGTGGGCGCGGCGCGCCGGATCCGGTCCGCGTAGTCGTCGGCCAACGCCTCGATGCTCGACCGCTCGGCCTCGTCGGGCGTCGCATCGGTGCGCTGGATGCCGAACATCCTCACGCCCGCGGGCAGATGTGCGCCGAGCGGCATGTACGCGTGCGCCGCGCCGCCGACCGCGTGGATGCAGAACAGCGACAACGACGCTTCGGTTTCGCCGGCGCCCGCCTGCCGCAGCACGATCACGGGCTGTGCCGCGCCCGTCGCACCGGGCTTGCTGTCGATCAGGTCGGCGAGCCCCTGCAGCGTCAGCGTCGACGTGAACGCGTCGAGCGTCAGCGTCGCGCCGAAACGCTCGCGAACCTTCCCGACGAGCTGCAGCGCCTGGAACGAGGTGCCGCCCAGCGCAAAGAAGCCGTCGTCCGCGCCGACCGCGCCGACGCCGAGAATCTCTTCCCACAGAGGCGCGAGCGAAAGCGCCGTCGCGGAACCGGACGCCGCGTCGCCGGCGCCGCGCCGGGCCGGGGCCCCGGCCTGCGCCGCGCTGCGCGCGTGCAGCTCGGTCAGCGCCGCGTGATCCACCTTGCCGTTCGCGGTCAGCGGCAATGCGTCCAGCACGTGGATCGCGCTCGGGATCATGTAGGCAGGCAACGTGTCCTGGAGCGCGGCGCGCAGCGACTGCGGCACGACGCCCGCGCCAGGCTCGGCCGTCGCGAACGCCACCAGCTGCTTGTCCGCGTCGGCGCCGCCCAGCGCCTTGACGACCGCGCCGCCCACGCCCGCGCACGACGTCAGCGCCGCCTCGATCTCGCCGAGCTCGATCCGGAAGCCGCGCAGCTTGATCTGGTGATCGCAGCGGCCGAGAAACTCGAGATCGCCGCCCGGGCGCAGCCGGGCGAGGTCGCCGGTGCGATAGAGCACCTGTCCGTCGATCACGGCGGTCAGGAACCGCTCGCGCGTGCGCTCGACGTCGCCGAGATAGCCGCGCGCGACGCCCGCGCCCGCCAGGTACAGCTCGCCCGTCTTCCAGAGCGGGCACGGCTGGAACTGGTCGTCGAGCACGTAAGCCTGCTGGTTGGCCAGCGGCCGGCCATACGGAATGGTCGGCCATTGCGGATCGAGTTCGCCGATCTCGTGAATGACCGACCAGATCGACACCTCGGTCGCGCCGCCCAGGCTGTGGATGCGCGCCGCCGGCGCCATGCGCCGGCCCTGCTCCGGCAACGGCAGCGGAATCCAGTCGCCGCTCATCATCACGTGGCGCAAGGTCGGCATCGGCGTACCCAGGTCGCGCGCCGCGTCGACGCCCAGCTGGAACAGCGCGGGAACCGAGTTCCACAGCGTCACGCCCGTGTCGTTCACGAGGCGCGCCCATTCGGTCGGATTGCCGAGCTCGGCCGGAGTCGGCACGACGACCGCGCCGCCCGTGGCCAGCAGGCCGAAGATGTCGTACACCGACAGGTCGAAGCTCAGCGACGACAGCGCGAGCACCCGGTCGCGCTCGCCGACCGCGAGCCGCCGGTTGATGTCGAGGATCGTGTTGACCGCGCCGCGGTGGTCGATCACGACGCCCTTGGGCGTGCCGGTGGAACCCGACGTGAAAATGACGTAGGCGATGTCCCGCGAACTGCGTGCGCGCGCGGGCGCCTGCGCGCCGCCGCCCGCTTCGTCGGCGAGTGCGTCCTCCGGCGCGGTGACCGCGACGACCGGCAGATTCGCCGGCCATGCGCGCGTTTCCGCCAGCGCCGGGGTCGTCACGACCGCCACGGCTGACGAGCGCGCGAGCAGTTCGTTCTGGCGCTGCGTCGGCAGGCTCGGGTCGATCGGCACATACGCGGCGCCCGCACGCACGATCGCCAGCACCGCGACAAGCTGCTCGGCGCTTTTCGGCAGCGTGACCGCCACCCGCCCCTCGCACACGCCGGCGGCGGACAGCCGGCGCGCCAGCGCGCCCGCGGCCGCCCACAGCGTCGCGTAGGTGATGCGCCGGCCGCCGCACACGACGGCCACGTTATCCGGATGCGCGCGCACCGCAGCCTCGACCAGGTCGTCGAGCAGCAGGTCCGGAAAGTCGCACTGCGTCGCATTGAGCGTGTCCCACGCGCGCTGTTGCGGCGCCGGCAGCGGTGCCCGGTACGGCGCGTCCGTCCAGTCGCGCTCCGATTCGGCGAGTTGCCGCAGGCTGCCGACGAAGGCGTCGAACATGTCGTCGATCACGCCGGGCGCGAACGCCTCGCCGACGTAATCCCAGTTCATCGTCAGGTCGCCTTGCGGCTCCTCGGCGACCTGGTGATCGAGCAGCACCTGCGGCACGTCGAGCCGGCTGCCGACGTGTCGCAGCCGCTTGAGCGCGGCCTGCTGCGCGTCGCTCAGGTTGTTGCTGGCCATCATCGACGTGAAGGTGACGGGCGCCACGAGACGCAGCGCGGAGCCCTGCGCGCGATTGACCTCGCGCGCCACCTCGATGCCCGACACGTCGATGTTCGCGACATCCTTCCAGAACTGCTTCTGCACCGCGCGCGCGAAATCGGCGAACGAGGTCGGCTGCCGCAGATCGATCTCGAGCAGCAGCGTGGTGCCGAAGTTGCCGACGACCTGTTCCATGTCGCCGTCGGCGAACGGCCGCTTCGACAGCAGGATCGTGATCGTGAAGTGGCGGCGGCTGCTCCAGCGCGCGAGCGCGCCCGCATACGCGGCGATGATCGCGAACGTGGGCGTCACGCGCTGCTGCTCCGCGAACGTGCTGAAGCGCTGCCAGTCGGCCGCGGGCAGGCTCGCGCAAAGATGCACGAAGGTCGGCTTCCGCGCGATTTCCCCGGCCCCCTTGTCGAGCGGCAGGTCGGGGCCGGGCGGCAGCGCATGCGCGCGCTTGGCCCAGTAGTCGCGGGCGCGGGCGCCGCGCGTGTTCCGCGACGCCGTGCGTTGCTCGATGTAGCGCCGGAACGTGTCGCGCACGGGCGGCAGCGGCGTGTCCGGCGCGTCGCACAGCGCCAGCAGCTCGGCCAGCAGGATCTGCATGCTGATCGCATCGAGCGTCCACAGGTTGAAGCGCAGGAACAGGCGCACGCCGGTCGGCTCGACCAGCATCCGCACGTCGAACTGGGGCCATGCGTCGAGCGGCAGGCGGGTCTCCCACATCGCCTCGCGCAAGTCCTCCTGGCCGCGACGCATCGCTGCGTCGTCCGCTTGCGCGAGGTCCCGCCGCTCGACCGGGTAGTGCGGCACGGCCGGCAGCACACGCTGCTGCCCATCCGCGCCCAGGACCGCGCGCAACATGTCGTGGCGCCGGATCAACGCATTCCACGCGTTCTCGATGCGCTGCGCGTCCATCGGCGGAAACGCCATCTCGCGCAGGAATCGAGCCGTCGTGGCGAGCGGCAGGCCGGGCTGCTCGCCGACGTAGTAGGCCATCTGCATGTCGTCGAGCGGAAAGCCATCGTTCCGCACAAGGTCAGTCGTCATTGGTCACCCGATTGATAGTGGTTCGGCGACATGCCGCTGCTACAGCAGCGGATCATGCGCGTCGAGGCCGGCCAGCGCCGCGCCGAGCACGCCGCCGAAACGGGGCACGCTGTTGGCGGTATGCAGGCTGGCCGTGTTGATGTCGGTCCATGCGCGCGCGAGCGGCTGGCTCGCGTCGACGGCGCCCAGGCCCTGCGTGCGGAACAGCTCGCCGACGGCCGTCACGCACTTGCCCAGGATCTGCGCCGCATCGAGGCGCAGCGCGGCGCGGCGCGGCAAGTCGGGAATCGTCGCCGCGCGGGCCGCTTCGACGAGCGCCGCGAGATTGCGCGCGGCGCTCGCCCGGCATTCGGCCGCGGCCGACGCGGCGAGCGCGATCGCCAGCTTCGCGTGCGGCGCGGCCGTCGCGGGCTCGCGCCCGATGCGCGCGACGCACGCGTCGAGCGCGCCTTCCAGGGCGCCCACGCCGGGCAGCGCGATCGTCAGCCCGAACAGCTGGCCGAACGGGATCCGGTAGAGCGGATTCGCGTGCAGCGCATGCCCCGGACAGACGCAGCGGAAGCCGTCCGACCCACGGAAGATCCGGTGCCGCGGCACGCGCGCCTGTTCGACCACGATGCTGTGACTGCCGGTCGCCCGCAGCCCGATCGCCTGCCAGTCACGGCGGATGTCATAGTCCGCACGAGGCACCAGCAGCGCACAATGTTCGCGGCCGCCCGCGCCGTCGTCGAGCCATGCGCCGAGCATCGCCCAGTCGCTGAAGCGGCAGCCGGACGCATAGCGCCAGCTACCGGACAGCAGCCAGCCGTCGGCGGTCGGCTCGACGCGCCCGACCGGCATGAATGACGACGCGATCACGGCGCGCGGATTCGCAAGCCATACGTCCTCCTGCGCGCGGCGCTCGAACAGCGCCAGTTGCCACGCCTGCAGGCCCAGCACGCCGACGAGCCAGCCCGCCGACATCGAGGCCCGCGCGAGCCGGCGCTGCACGTCGAAGAAGAGGTCCGGCGCTGCCTCGAACCCGCCGAAGCACCGCGGTTGCAGCACTTGCAGGAGTCCGCCCTCGACCATCGCCGCCATCAGGTCGGCGGGCAGGTCGGTGTCGGCGTGCCCGCTCGCGTGCAGGCGCGCCAGCCGCTCGGCGATGTCGTCGGCGCTGGCGAGCAGCGCGCCGCTGTCGGTCGCTTGTTGCAGTTCGCTCATCGAAGCTCCAAACGTTGGAATACTCAAGTCGCACCCGTGTGCGTGAGCCGGCCGGTCCGCGCCGCTCATTCGAACTGCGCGCAGCAGAGATGAAAGCCGCCCACGGCCCGGCCCGCTTCCGTGCCATCGGTGCGCGTCAGGAAGCGGCGCTCGATCTCCGCCGCGTCGTGGTCGTGCGTGACCACGAGTCCCGCGGCCGCGCAGCGGTCGCGAATCGCATCCCGGGACGCGCAGAAGCGGAATGTCACGCCCTCGTCGCGCTCCATCAGCTTCACCTGTTCGCCGCCGTAGTACCCGGCCGGATTCACCAGCACGGCGCCGTCGAGGTAGTCGAACGCCACGCAGGCGCCCGCCGGCGCGCGACGCGCGCGCAGCGCGTAGAGCAGGCCTTCGAGGAACGCCGGGTCGAGGTAATAGAGGACGCCCTCGGCCATCACCGTGAACGGCGCCGTCCAGTCGACGCCGGCCGCCTCGAGCCGCGCGACGAGGCTGCCCGCATCCGGTTGCGGATCGATCGGCACGATCCTGTTCGCCGGCGCCGCAAGGGCCGCCGCGGCGGCCCGCTCGGCCTTCGCCCGATGGACGTCGGGCGTATCGACCTCATAGAACGTCAGCGACGCCGGCGCGTCGAAGCGCCACGCGCGCGAGTCGTATCCGGCGCCGATCAGCACGAACTGCCGGACGCCGGCGTCGACGCTGCGCGCGACCACCTCGTCGAAAAAGCGCGTGCGCGCCACCACGTAGCCGTACAGGCCGGGCGCCGTGGCTTCGAAGCGGTTCAGCATCGCGCGGCGCATGCGCAGCAGCATGCGCGTCTCGTCGTCGAGGAAACGCTGCGCGAGATGATCGCCGCAGCGCACCGAAGCATCCGGCTCGGCGTGACCGAGCGCGCGCAGCATCGTCACGCGCAGCGCCGGCGTCAGGGTCGGCCCGTCGTCACGCATGAGTCGCATCCCGCGTGATCCGCACCAGGTCGGGCTTGCCGGACGGCAGCTTGGTCACCGCGTCGACGATCGTGCAGCGCGACGGCACCTTGTAGTCGGGCATCCGCTCGCGGCAGAACTGCAGCAACGCGTCGGCGTCGATCTGCGTCTTGTCCCTGACGACCACCTGCGCGGCGAGCTCCTCCGTGCCGAACGCGCTGTTGAACGGCGCCACGGCCACGTCGATGACGTCCGGATGCGACGCGAGGACCGTCTGCACCTCGACCGGGTAGACCTTGTAGCCGGAGCGCTTGACGAACGACGACGCGCGCCCCAGCACGCGCAGCCCGTCGTCGTTGAGCACGCCGATGTCCTCGGTGTCGAGCCAGCCGTCGTCCGTGATGCGCTTGTCCGGACGGCCGAGGTAGCCCTGCATCGCCGGGCAGCCGCGTACGAGGATCCGGCCCGCCGCGTCGGGATCGCCGAGCGGCGTGTCGCCGTCCCCGACGATGCGCACCTCGACGCCCCGCGCCGGATAGCCCACCCCGTGCGGCGCGCGCCGCTCGCCGAGCCGCTCGCAGCTGATCAGCAGGAATTCGGTCAGGCCATACGTGCGCAGCAGCGGGATGCCGTAAAGCCGCTCGAAGCGCTCCTTGATCGGCTCCGGCAGCGGCGCCGCGCCCGATACCGCGACGCGGATCCGCGAGCCGAGCGGACGCTTCGCGAACGCCAGGAAGCCGTAGAAGCTCGCCATCGACAGCAGCACCGTCGGCTCGATGCGCGCCAGCGCCGCGAGCCGCTTCGACAGGTCGTCGTCGAACACCGGCGCGATGCATGCGCCGGCGTACAGCGTCGCGTTCAGGCCGCGATTCTGGCCATACGCGTGCCAGAACGGCACGGTCGTCAACTGCACGTCCGCGGCGGTCAGGTTCACGCTGTTCGCGCATTCGAGACTGGCCGCCAGCAGGCTCTCCTGCGTCAGCATGACCGCCTTCGGCTTGCCGCTGCTGCCCGACGTGAACAGCAGCTGCGCGGGCGCTTCGGCGCCCGGATACCACGGCGCGGCGTCGGGCGGTTCGAGCGCGGTGACGGTCGGCACCTGCGCGCCGTCGGCCGCGATCTCCACCCGCCAGTTCGCGCGCGACACCTCGAGCAGCGTCTGCTGCATCGCGTGCTCGAGCTGCGGCTCGATCGGCGCGGCGGTCGCGCCGATCGACCAGACGGCGATCAGCGCCGCGACGTAATCGTCGGACTCGGCGCAGCAAACCGCGACACGATGGCCCGGCCGGATCCCTGCGTCGAGCAGTTGCGCACGCACGGTGTCGACGCGCGCGAGCATCTCGCCGTACTCGACCTGCCGGTCCTCGAGGCGCAGGAGCGCCGCACCCGGGCGCGAGCGTCCATGAAAGCGCAAAAGGTCGTACATCGAATACATGGCTGCACTCCTCTCAGGCCGTCTTGACGGGATTGTTGGTATTGAGCTTCTCGACGAACTCGTTGATCGACAGGCTGAACAGCTCGAACGCGTTCTCCAGCTCGAGCTCGTAGCCGAGCAGATCCTGTATTTCGATCAGCGCCCGCATCATCCGCAACGATTCGAGCTTCAGCCCGGAATCGAGGATCGGTATGTCGAGGCTGATATCGATCTCTTGCCGAAACACTCGGCGAAATACGTCCACTACGTCTTCCGTCGTGATCGCCATGATTTCCTCATTGAAATGATCTCGCGCACTGCATGCCCATCGCGTCAGGCGACGCGCTGCAGGCGTTCGTAGAACGGCGGGAACAACCCGGACTCGAGGAAGCGCAACGCGTCCTCGCGCTCCGCGCGCGCGGCCGCGAGCCGCTCGGCGATGCCGGCCCGCACGTGCGCGGGCACCCACGCGTGCTCGTCGATCCGGTCGGGCGTGAAGACCTGGTAGCTGGCGCCCTTGGTCGCCAGCAGCGCGTCGTCGCGCGGCGAATAGAAGATCGCCTGCCGCACCGGCCGCAACACCTGGTAGAACGGGGCCGTCACGCCGAACGGCGAAAATTGCCGATAGCGCGTGCGAAACTGCGCTTCGCGCATCGCCAGCGGCCACTCGAGATTCGCATGATCGGCGTCGACCACGCGCGCTCCGTCGATGCGGGCGAGCACGAAGCGCGCGGCGTCGACGCGCGTGACCTCGAACTCGCCCGTGCGCAGCGCGCCGGCGTCCGGGACCGGAAGCATCACGTTCCGGTAGTACGGATCGCACACCCACATGCCGCCATCCAGCCGGACCACGACGAGCGGCTTCGACAGCGTGATCCTCACGCCATTGCGCTCGTCGTGGTAATCGGCGTTGATCAGCCGCGCGTCGAAGCCGGCTTCGTGCAGCACGGCCTCCAGCAGCACGCTGTGCTCGACGCAATGCCCGCCGCCGCCGTCGAGCACGGCCGCCAGCATCTGCCCGGCGTTCTTGATGAGCACGCCGGACGCAAGATTCGACAAGGTCTCGTACGGTATGCCGAGCGACAGGTACCAGTCGAACAGCCTTGCGAGCCCCGCCGGCGACACCTCGACGTCGCTCAGGTATCCCAACTTTGACAAATAGCGCATCTCTCCTCCGTCAGGCGCCGACGAAGCGCGGCGGCCGGCCTTCCGCGCGCGCGTTCATCGCCTCTTTGAAGTCCTGCGAATCGAACGCGTCCAGCATCTCTCGATTCGCGATCCCGGTCGATTCGTGCAGCGTCTGCATCGACGCATCCCAGACCTGCCGCTTGATGATGCGCAGCGAGCGCGGCGAGCACGCGCGGGCGATGTCGCGCGCGTACTGCATCGCACGCTCGAGCAGCGCGTCGGCCGGGCAGACGAAGTTGACGAGCCCGAGCCCCTTCGCCTCCTGCGCGTCGACGCGCCGCCCGGTGAGCAGCAGGTCGAGCGCGTTGGCCGTGCCGATCGCGCGCGCCAGCAGCCACGCGATCCCGTGCTCCGCGACCAGGCCGGTGCGCGCGAACGAGGTCGCGAACACCGCATCCTCCGACGCGAATCGCACGTCGCACGCGAGGCCGAGCACGAACCCGCTGCCGGCGGCCGGCCCGTTGATCGCGGCGATCACCGGCTTGCCGATCGACGGAAAGTAGTTGAACAGGCCCTCGAAATCGGCGCGCTCGGACGCCCGCGGCATCTCCGGCGGGAACTCGGTGCTGCGCCGGCGCGCCCGGTTCTCGTCGGTTTGCGACAGGCAGGCGTAGTCCATCCCGGCGCAGAAGCTGCGGCCCGCCCCGGTCAGGACGATCGCCCTGACCTCCGGGTCCAGCGCCGCGCGGGCGAACGCGTCGGCCAGCTCCGCGCCCATTTCCGGCGTCCACGCATTCAGGCGGTCCGGCCGCGCGAGCCGCACCAGCGCGACGCCGTCCGAGCACGCGTATTCGATCGTCGTATAGCTCATGAAGCCGCGACCTCGCCGGCGCCTGCGCGCGCGTTGTCCACGATCTCGTAGAACAGCTTGTGCAACGTCTCGTTGAACGGCGCCTCGCGCAGCCGCGACTGGATCATCGCGCGCAGCGATTCGCCGTTGCCGTCGTCGACGATCGCGTGCAGCAGGCTGCGCAGATACGTCTCGAGCTCGCCCGCGCGGTTGTACGGCAGCGGGCTGCGCGGCTCCTGCAGGAACGCGACGATGTCGCGCGTGCCCACCTCGATCAGCCGGTCCATGTCCCAGCCGTCGACGCGCGCCTCGTCGATGACGGCGAACGGATTACCCTCGTACGCTGCGTCGCGCAGGCCGAGCTCCTTCGCGATCAGCGTCGCGACGAGCGGCGCCATCAGCACAACGTTGCGATAGGTGCCGGTCGCAATCAGCAGGTTGGGCACGCGGGTCTTGCCGACGAGCGGCCGCCGGAAGCCGGCGATCGGGCGGAAGCCGACGCGGATCTGCTCGATGTGGCTCGTGCGGATATCCGTGTTGATCTGGTGGATCGTCTCGTCGAACAGGCCATGAAGCTCGGCCGGCTGCACCTTCTCCTCGCTCTCGTGGTCGACGCCCATGAAATTCGTCGCGCCGACGTAAAGCAGGCCGCTCGCGGGACGGGGCACGACGTGAATGCCGCAGGCGAACGCGCGATTCGGCGTGCGGATCGTGTGCGCCACCGACGGTACGCCGCTGACGAGGCACGACACGCCCTTGCCGAAATAGAGCGGCGGCAGGCCGGCGTCCTCCACCAGCGTGGGGTC of the Burkholderia ubonensis subsp. mesacidophila genome contains:
- a CDS encoding MFS transporter → MSSINSLHPPLGDTVEPRRWTMLAILLCGIFLAPLDFFIVNVALPAIQHELHATSAQLQLIISTFAASYAVFLIIGGRLGDLYGRSRVFTIGLLGFVASSIMCGLAPTITFLIVGRALQGLSAAVMVPQGLATVNVIFPAQEKPRAFSVYAATYGFASAAAQIIGGLLISLDILHLGWRAIFLLNVPVGIAVVCIATPVLPKLAGLTGRKLDVKGVILLALALASLIVALIEGREAGWPWWSFGLLVVAFPLLLLGFWKHEQRVARGGWPLVDPEALRIPSVRLGLGAALFFYSIAVMFLLLAIYLQDGLGEDPFTAGLRFAPFGIGFFLGPLCAPRATRITGAWTVVLALLVEVAALLAAAWEVWSALPGSTAALVPLLFLIGFGQGLAMPMLLRVILAEAPAHLSGLMSGMINSTFQISAALGVAVIGSVYYAWLGAGTGPGAIGPAFAVALVCVAACLGVSALLLAMMIRTKKAAA
- a CDS encoding MupA/Atu3671 family FMN-dependent luciferase-like monooxygenase, which encodes MSWSDDAVGTRQLIARVAFDPREAHEPPDAPTPIDFSLFFFGAHADATQGADYAFYLDAARFADRHGFDSVWTPERHFHEVGGFYPNPATLSAALAVITERVKLRAGSVALPLHQILRVAEEWAVVDCLSHGRAGVSIATGWHPRDFVLAPERFATRREDRVQGIELLRKLWAGDAITLEDGQQTATPIRIFPRPVQATLPLSVTATGNPDTFEYAGRIGAGVLTHLWDQSIGKLSENIEAYRAALAAAGHAPDAGRVTVMVHTFVSYDLDRTLAKCKPSFVQYMKKHIDLLRPALPPGEDIEQFSERELDAIAEFAFKRYSRTAALIGTPQSCATIVDQLRAAGVDEIACLVDWLAPEDSRGGLEPLSVLKDLARSRASRIEALRDYCREHLPDALQPDVIVEAHA
- a CDS encoding non-ribosomal peptide synthetase; translated protein: MTTDLVRNDGFPLDDMQMAYYVGEQPGLPLATTARFLREMAFPPMDAQRIENAWNALIRRHDMLRAVLGADGQQRVLPAVPHYPVERRDLAQADDAAMRRGQEDLREAMWETRLPLDAWPQFDVRMLVEPTGVRLFLRFNLWTLDAISMQILLAELLALCDAPDTPLPPVRDTFRRYIEQRTASRNTRGARARDYWAKRAHALPPGPDLPLDKGAGEIARKPTFVHLCASLPAADWQRFSTFAEQQRVTPTFAIIAAYAGALARWSSRRHFTITILLSKRPFADGDMEQVVGNFGTTLLLEIDLRQPTSFADFARAVQKQFWKDVANIDVSGIEVAREVNRAQGSALRLVAPVTFTSMMASNNLSDAQQAALKRLRHVGSRLDVPQVLLDHQVAEEPQGDLTMNWDYVGEAFAPGVIDDMFDAFVGSLRQLAESERDWTDAPYRAPLPAPQQRAWDTLNATQCDFPDLLLDDLVEAAVRAHPDNVAVVCGGRRITYATLWAAAGALARRLSAAGVCEGRVAVTLPKSAEQLVAVLAIVRAGAAYVPIDPSLPTQRQNELLARSSAVAVVTTPALAETRAWPANLPVVAVTAPEDALADEAGGGAQAPARARSSRDIAYVIFTSGSTGTPKGVVIDHRGAVNTILDINRRLAVGERDRVLALSSLSFDLSVYDIFGLLATGGAVVVPTPAELGNPTEWARLVNDTGVTLWNSVPALFQLGVDAARDLGTPMPTLRHVMMSGDWIPLPLPEQGRRMAPAARIHSLGGATEVSIWSVIHEIGELDPQWPTIPYGRPLANQQAYVLDDQFQPCPLWKTGELYLAGAGVARGYLGDVERTRERFLTAVIDGQVLYRTGDLARLRPGGDLEFLGRCDHQIKLRGFRIELGEIEAALTSCAGVGGAVVKALGGADADKQLVAFATAEPGAGVVPQSLRAALQDTLPAYMIPSAIHVLDALPLTANGKVDHAALTELHARSAAQAGAPARRGAGDAASGSATALSLAPLWEEILGVGAVGADDGFFALGGTSFQALQLVGKVRERFGATLTLDAFTSTLTLQGLADLIDSKPGATGAAQPVIVLRQAGAGETEASLSLFCIHAVGGAAHAYMPLGAHLPAGVRMFGIQRTDATPDEAERSSIEALADDYADRIRRAAPTGPMALLGWSMGAAVAVETARRLVAAGRDVCLTALIDPYYLPADAARPPVRDADPAPMLEAFCRDLAGIAGLRYAPPERALAQQARDDDARFAAYMADLVDQKVLPADPPVAHLRRVFDTFSRNLGALYAYRPTSCDVDVLLLRATHALSPEATALRPWTPAARTVDEHAFDCDHFAIMRAPLIERVASLVTDRLVLERA
- a CDS encoding acyl-CoA dehydrogenase family protein — protein: MSELQQATDSGALLASADDIAERLARLHASGHADTDLPADLMAAMVEGGLLQVLQPRCFGGFEAAPDLFFDVQRRLARASMSAGWLVGVLGLQAWQLALFERRAQEDVWLANPRAVIASSFMPVGRVEPTADGWLLSGSWRYASGCRFSDWAMLGAWLDDGAGGREHCALLVPRADYDIRRDWQAIGLRATGSHSIVVEQARVPRHRIFRGSDGFRCVCPGHALHANPLYRIPFGQLFGLTIALPGVGALEGALDACVARIGREPATAAPHAKLAIALAASAAAECRASAARNLAALVEAARAATIPDLPRRAALRLDAAQILGKCVTAVGELFRTQGLGAVDASQPLARAWTDINTASLHTANSVPRFGGVLGAALAGLDAHDPLL